The nucleotide window CACGGAGAAGCACCTGGTGTTCGCCTGCGGCCGATATGAGGGCATCGACCAGCGCGTCTTCGACGACGCCGCCCGGCGGGTGCGCGTCGAAGAGGTGTCCCTCGGCGATTTCGTCCTCATCGGGGGAGAGGTCGCGGTCATGGCGATGATCGAGGCGACCGTGCGTCTCCTCGACGGTGTGCTCGGCAATCCTCGGTCGCATCAGGAGGATTCGTTCTCCGACGGCCTGCTCGAAGGTCCGAGCTACACACGGCCGGTGACCTGGCGTGGTCTCGACGTCCCGTCGGTGCTCCTCAGCGGCGACCACGCGAAGGTGGCCCGGTGGCGTGCGGAACAGGCCCTCGAACGCACGCGCGCGCGACGACCCGACCTTCTCACGGACGCTGTGGACTCCGCCACGGACCATCCGCGCGATCCGGGCTAGGATTCGCGAGAGATTCGACTCGCAGGGGGTTCGGGGATGCAGGGGTATTCGGCCATGGTCGACGAACTCGACCGGCAGCGCAGCGAACTCGACCGTATTCGGAAAGCGTTGTCTCAGCTGACCTCTCGGGCCACCAGTCACGACCGGCTCGTCGCGGTGACGGTCGACGCGCGTGGACTCGCGGTGGACATCGCGATCGAACCCGCCGCACTTCGACGCTACCGCGCGGATCAGCTGTCGACCCTGCTCACCACGCTGATCGCCGAAGCGGACACCGCCCTGCGCGCCCGATCCGCCGAGGTGCTCTCCACGGCAGCAGATCTGCCGATCGATTACGCCGACGCCCGTCTCGAGCGCGTGGTGACCGATGGCGACTCCTGATCCGGTCCCGGTCGCGGACGCCGACCGCCACCGGGTCGCGGCGGACACCGGCGCGGCCGCCGCACTGGCGCTGCGTGTCGCGGAGGCGACGGTGGGACTCGCGGACGTGCGAGCCCAACTCCCCGCGCTGCTCCGCGACGTCGACGCGGCGGTGGGCGTCGGTGACCCAGCTCGAGCATTCCGGCAGGGTTTCTCGCCGGCGGTCGCGGCGGCCGCCGAGTCCCTGTACGACGCGGAGAACCGGCTCGATGCGCACCGGCAGGCCCTGGTGTCCGGCGTGGATGCGCTCCTCGCCACCGACGCCGAAGCGTCCACGCGTATCGGCCGGGGGGACGTCCGATGATGCCGGACGAGGCCGAGCGGATCGCCGAGAGGCTGGCACCCGGGACGTGGCCGACTGCCGACACCGTCGCCCTGCGCGACTCGGCGCAGCGCGCCCGGGAACTGGCGGATGCACTGGACGGCCTCGCCGGAGCGGTGGCGTCGGCGACCGACTCGTACACGGGGGATGAGGGTGCGGCCGGCCGGTTTCACCAGGCCGTCGTGGACGGCCTCGGACGGAGCGCCGCGGCCGATCTGCCCGGGGCGGCGGACCGGCTTCGCGCACTGGGGACGTCGCTGGACGCCTATGCCCGGACGGTGACCGAGACCCGGCAGCAGATGTCGGTGATCGCGCTGATCGCCGACCGCGACGTGCGGCGCGCGGAGGTGAATTCCGCGATCGGTGACGACACGTGGCGCGTCGAAGCCGCGAGCACGGGCCGGATGGCACTCACCGCCGCCGGCGACGACCACACCGAACGGTCGGGCGAGGCGGGGCAGAGCGCGGGTGCGCCCGCGGCGACGAGCGGCATGATGCCGATGATGCCGCTCGGGGCGATGGGCGCGGCGGGAGCGGTGGCCGCCGGTGTCGGCGGTCTGGCCGGCGCCGCCGCGCGCACCGGCCGCGATGGGGTCGGCGCCGCTGACCTGACCTGGTTGCGGGCGAGAGCCGAGCGACTGCAGACGACGGTTCCGTCGTCGATCGCCGGCTGGTTCCGGACGGCGGTGGGGGTGGGGACCGGTGCACGAGGAACGCGGGTGGTCGTCGTGGGGACCAACGACCCGCAGCCATATCAACGGGCCGGGGTGGAACTCGCCGACGACGAGGCGCTCACCGCCGACGGGCGGGCGCCGGAACTCGCGATTCTCGACCACATGGTGCACACCGGAGTCACGCCCACCGCGATCGCCGCGGCGACCCCGATGGACCCGGCCACCGTCTCCGCCTTGCAGGCCGACAATGTGGTGGTCGTCGGCCCGCGCGTGTAGTGCCGCACCGCGATTTCGTCGGCCCGGGGTGTCTCTGGCACAATAGTCGGGTTGCCTGCCGACGATGCCCCGTCTCCGGGGCCGTCCGCGACTTCGACGTCAGTGACACCGTCGGCAGCGACGCCAACGACTCGGAGCACGAACCGGTCGAGCCCACGGGCCGCCAGGTTCCTCTGCTCAACGTTTTCCGCCAGACAAGGACCACGCCACATGAACACGCTCGATTTCCTCGACAAGCAGTCCCTCCGCGACGACGTGCCGGACTTCGGCCCCGGCGACACCCTCGACGTCCACGTCAAGGTCATCGAGGGCAGCAAGGAGCGCGTCCAGGTGTTCAAGGGCGTCGTCATCCGTCGTCAGGGTGGCGGCGTGCGCGAGACGTTCACCGTCCGCAAGGTGTCCTTCGGCGTCGGCGTCGAGCGCACCTTCCCCGTGCACAGCCCGAACATCGCCAAGATCGACGTCCTCACCCGCGGTGACGTCCGTCGCGCCAAGCTCTACTACCTGCGTGACCTGCGCGGCAAGGCAGCCAAGATCAAGGAAAAGCGCTGACGCGTCTAACCTGACGAGGTGGCCGACACACAGCGACCCCACGACGCCCCCGGCGGCGACCGCGACGAGGACGCCAAGCGTCCATGGCGGTTGAAGACCGACCGGGACGACCCAGCCGACGAGCGCGGCAAGCGTACATCCGGATCGGGTTCGCTCCTGCGCGAAGTCGTGATCATCGTGGGGTGCGTCCTGCTCCTCACCTGGGTTCTGCAGACCTTCATCGGTCGGCAGTACGTGATCCCGTCGGAGTCGATGGAGTCGACCCTCATCGGCTGCGACGGCTGCACGAACGACCGCATCGTGATCGACAAGCTCACCTACCGGTTCGGTGATCCGCAGCCCGGCGACGTCGTCGTCTTCAAGGGGCCGTCGGAGTCGTGGAACGGGGCCTGGGTGTCACCCCGGTCGACGAATCCGGTGATGCACAAGGCGCAGGACGCCCTCTCGTGGTTCGGGTTCGCGCCGCCGGACGAGAACAATCTCGTCAAGAGGGTCATCGCCACCGGCGGTCAGACCGTCGAATGCCGCAACGACGAGGGCGTCGGCGTCAAGGTCGACGGCCGCCCGCTGCGTGAGCCCTACATCGACATGAAGCTCCAGGAGGAGACGGTCGCCTCGTTCGGGCCCGGCGTGGCCGGTCCGGGCAATCAGGTGCCCCCGTGTCTCGGCCCCGACTTCGGTCCGATCAAGGTTCCCGAGGGCAATGTGTGGGTGATGGGTGACAACCGCCTGAACTCGCAGGACTCGCGCTACCACGTCGAGGACCGGTTCCAGGGCACGGTCCCGGTGAGCGACATCCGCGGCAAGGTCCGTTTCATCATCTATCCCTTCTCGCGGATCGGTGGTGTCGGTTCGTTCAATCCGCAGCAGTGATGGGTGAGCCGTGACGACTCGATGGCCTCCGCGTTCGCCCGTCCGTCGCGCTGCGGGCCTGCGGACGTTCGAGTTCGCACTGCACCGCCAGGGTCTCGGGCCGGTGGCCGGTGTCGACGAAGCCGGTCGCGGTGCGTGTGCCGGGCCCCTCGTGGTCGCGGCGTGCGTGCTCAAGCCGACCCAGCTCGCATCTCTGTCCGATCTCGACGACTCCAAGAAGCTGACCGAGCGGACACGTGAGGGCCTGTACCGATCGGTGACGCGCTACGCACAGAGCTGGAGCGCGGTGATCATCGAGGCCGCGGAGATCGATCGCATCGGCATCCACGTCGCCAACATCGAAGGCATGCGGCGCGCGGTGGCGGCACTCGACGTGAAGCCCGGTTACGTGCTGTCCGACGGTTTCGCGGTGCCGGGGCTGACCGCGCCGTCGCTGCCGGTGATCGGGGGAGACGGGGCCGCCGCGTGCATCGCCGCCGCCAGCATCATCGCGAAGGTCACCAGAGACCGCATCATGATCGCCATGGACGACGACCTACCCGGGTACGACTTCGCCATCCACAAGGGCTACAGCACGGCGTTGCACATGTCGCGCATCGACGCGGCAGGCCCGTCGCCACAACACCGCATGTCGTACCGTAATGTCGCGGCACGTGTGGTCACCAGCGCAAACGACAACAGGGATAGGCTGACAGGATGAGTGCTGAGGATCTCGAGAAGTACGAAACCGAGATGGAACTCTCTCTGTACCGCGAGTACAAGGACATCGTCGGGCAGTTCACCTATGTGGTGGAGACGGAGCGGCGCTTCTACCTCGCCAACGCCGTCGAGATGATCCCGCGCAACACCGACGGCGAGGTGTACTTCGAACTCCGGATGAGCGATGCGTGGGTGTGGGACATGTACCGCCCGGCGCGCTTCGTCAAGCAGGTTCGCGTGATCACGTTCAAGGACGTCAACATCGAAGAGCTCGAGAAGCCGGAACTCCGACTGCCCGACGAACCCTGATCCCGCGCCCGCTCTCGGTGAGAGCGCAGCTGTTGACAGAGCCCTGATCGTCCACAGATCAGGGCTTTGCTCGTATTCGACCGGTGATCGAAAGCGGTTCTGCGCGACGCTGATCGGCATGAGTGCTGAACCGCGCGGACATCCCCGCCCCGATCGACGCGGACACATCGGCCGGCTCGGTGAGGATGTGGCCGCGGACTATGCGACATCGCTGGGTTGGACTGTCCTGGAACGCAATTGGCGTACCCGATACGGCGAACTCGATCTCGTCGCGGCCGACGGATCGATCCTGGTGATCGTCGAGGTCAAGACCCGCGCGAGTCGCACCTACGACGATCCGGTCATGGCGGTCACGCCGACGAAGCTCGCGCGGATGCGTCGGCTCGCCCGGTTGTGGCTCGCCGCGCAGGACCGCCGGTGGTCGCAGATCCGGTTCGACGTGGTCAGTGTGCGGCTCGACCAGGCCGTACCCGACGACCTGGCCCGTGCGCGCGTTCGGCATCACCGCGGCGTCTACGTCTGAGCTGAACGCGTCAGAGCTTGCTCAGGTCGGTGCGGATCAGCATCACGTTGTAGTCGCTCCAACGCGATGCGTTGAAGTACAGGTCCTTCGAATCACCCTGCAGCGCGGGGGAACCGGGGAGCATCATCGGTCCGTAGACGACGAGGGCGCCCCGGGGCACGATGGTCTTCGGTGCGCTCCACGGGCCTTCGGGACGGTCCGCGGTGCGCAGCGTGATGTCGTTGTCGCCGTCGAGCATGATGTATTTCTCGAGATAGGGACTCCAGGCGACCGAGAGTTCGGTGACCGGTTGACCGACGACGATCGCGGAGCCGTCGTCGGGGATCGCGGCGATGTCGTCCACCCAGCCGCG belongs to Gordonia sp. KTR9 and includes:
- the trmD gene encoding tRNA (guanosine(37)-N1)-methyltransferase TrmD, with product MRLDVVSIFPEYLDPLRVALLGKAIDAGRISVTVHDLRNWTHDVHRSVDDSPYGGGPGMVMKPDVWGPCLDEVCPDDALLIVPTPAGVPFTQETARRWSTEKHLVFACGRYEGIDQRVFDDAARRVRVEEVSLGDFVLIGGEVAVMAMIEATVRLLDGVLGNPRSHQEDSFSDGLLEGPSYTRPVTWRGLDVPSVLLSGDHAKVARWRAEQALERTRARRPDLLTDAVDSATDHPRDPG
- a CDS encoding YbaB/EbfC family nucleoid-associated protein encodes the protein MQGYSAMVDELDRQRSELDRIRKALSQLTSRATSHDRLVAVTVDARGLAVDIAIEPAALRRYRADQLSTLLTTLIAEADTALRARSAEVLSTAADLPIDYADARLERVVTDGDS
- the rplS gene encoding 50S ribosomal protein L19 encodes the protein MNTLDFLDKQSLRDDVPDFGPGDTLDVHVKVIEGSKERVQVFKGVVIRRQGGGVRETFTVRKVSFGVGVERTFPVHSPNIAKIDVLTRGDVRRAKLYYLRDLRGKAAKIKEKR
- the lepB gene encoding signal peptidase I; the protein is MADTQRPHDAPGGDRDEDAKRPWRLKTDRDDPADERGKRTSGSGSLLREVVIIVGCVLLLTWVLQTFIGRQYVIPSESMESTLIGCDGCTNDRIVIDKLTYRFGDPQPGDVVVFKGPSESWNGAWVSPRSTNPVMHKAQDALSWFGFAPPDENNLVKRVIATGGQTVECRNDEGVGVKVDGRPLREPYIDMKLQEETVASFGPGVAGPGNQVPPCLGPDFGPIKVPEGNVWVMGDNRLNSQDSRYHVEDRFQGTVPVSDIRGKVRFIIYPFSRIGGVGSFNPQQ
- a CDS encoding ribonuclease HII, which translates into the protein MTTRWPPRSPVRRAAGLRTFEFALHRQGLGPVAGVDEAGRGACAGPLVVAACVLKPTQLASLSDLDDSKKLTERTREGLYRSVTRYAQSWSAVIIEAAEIDRIGIHVANIEGMRRAVAALDVKPGYVLSDGFAVPGLTAPSLPVIGGDGAAACIAAASIIAKVTRDRIMIAMDDDLPGYDFAIHKGYSTALHMSRIDAAGPSPQHRMSYRNVAARVVTSANDNRDRLTG
- a CDS encoding DUF2469 domain-containing protein translates to MSAEDLEKYETEMELSLYREYKDIVGQFTYVVETERRFYLANAVEMIPRNTDGEVYFELRMSDAWVWDMYRPARFVKQVRVITFKDVNIEELEKPELRLPDEP
- a CDS encoding YraN family protein; this translates as MSAEPRGHPRPDRRGHIGRLGEDVAADYATSLGWTVLERNWRTRYGELDLVAADGSILVIVEVKTRASRTYDDPVMAVTPTKLARMRRLARLWLAAQDRRWSQIRFDVVSVRLDQAVPDDLARARVRHHRGVYV